A genome region from Euphorbia lathyris chromosome 4, ddEupLath1.1, whole genome shotgun sequence includes the following:
- the LOC136226041 gene encoding receptor-like kinase LIP2 isoform X3, which yields MKLTQSSKLMDDDEIDLDKSIDDGIHLPKSTDDGGVRLPTTMDDDGVGLDNSMDDYGFDLDISIENDTVDLDKTVDDGEGTDLYESMDNDFIRATGARKFSYNALVQATNNFSEEEKLGEGGFGAVYKGFLKELNCSVAVKRVSRDSKQGIKEYAYEVKIISQLRHRNVVKLIGWCHEKKELLLVYEFMSNGSLDSHIFKESSLLTWEIRYKIALGLALGLRYLQEELEQYVIHRDIKASNVMLDPDFNPKLGDFGLARLVKQGRGPNETPLAGTPGYVAPEYATTGKASKESDVYSFGIVALEIACGRKIIDRKAREDQINLKEWVWDLYGEGKLLEAADPRLNGDFDKQQVERLMIVGLWCAHPDSKLRPTIEKAIHVLNYVAPLPDLPSKMPLVSYFAPFSMSSSSADLVGINNSSLTDLVPARNNFSEQVKVRKTNFGALYKGFLRLRELNSYIGVKKGSNDDRRSRPKVSSNPMEIDPRVQNNSEKLITFLTYKELITYTDGLSVRNLIGSGTLGYIYHGIIKGKWKRNLNGQHIAIQFSRSEDERATILWQNSGPFMVHPQTRATTTRIHMEAITEQLKAPSAELTEQKSSTETKLSELQIQISDEQRVQNQRIKALFTEQTQIRKEQFAIHQSLLTSHKNLETLVQKTITTISRMVEPHSESISIPLKTHVNHFKEKSAFSGSDGILGPTPSGGFTGFTPSGYYSGGNSGTKVMVPVNKMLS from the exons ATGAAGCTCACTCAATCTTCTAAATTGATGGATGATGATGAAATTGACTTGGATAAATCCATAGATGATGGAATTCACTTGCCTAAATCAACAGATGATGGAGGTGTTCGCTTGCCTACAACCATGGATGATGATGGAGTTGGCTTGGATAACTCCATGGATGATTATGGATTTGACTTAGATATATCAATAGAGAATGATACAGTTGACTTGGATAAAACAGTAGATGATGGTGAAGGAACTGATCTTTATGAATCTATGGACAATGATTTTATAAGGGCTACCGGTGCTCGGAAGTTCTCTTACAATGCTCTGGTTCAAGCCACAAACAACTTTTCAGAGGAAGAAAAACTTGGAGAGGGAGGTTTTGGTGCAGTTTATAAAGGATTTTTGAAAGAATTGAACTGTTCTGTTGCAGTGAAGAGGGTGTCTAGAGATTCCAAACAAGGCATAAAGGAGTATGCATATGAAGTCAAGATCATCAGTCAGTTGCGACATAGAAATGTGGTAAAACTAATTGGTTGGTGCCACGAAAAAAAGGAACTCTTACTTGTTTATGAGTTCATGTCTAATGGCAGCTTGGATTCTCATATATTTAAAGAAAGTAGCTTGCTGACATGGGAGATAAGGTACAAAATTGCTCTAGGATTGGCCTTAGGACTACGTTATTTGCAAGAAGAATTGGAGCAATATGTGATACATAGAGATATAAAGGCAAGCAATGTGATGTTAGATCCAGATTTTAATCCCAAACTAGGGGATTTTGGGTTAGCAAGACTAGTAAAGCAAGGAAGAGGTCCAAATGAAACACCTTTAGCAGGCACCCCGGGTTATGTGGCGCCGGAATATGCCACTACAGGCAAGGCAAGCAAGGAATCAGAtgtatatagttttgggattgTTGCTTTGGAAATCGCTTGTGGAAGAAAAATCATCGACCGTAAGGCAAGAGAAGATCAAATAAATTTGAAAGAGTGGGTTTGGGATCTCTATGGAGAAGGAAAGCTACTTGAAGCAGCTGATCCTAGACTAAATGGAGATTTCGATAAGCAGCAAGTTGAACGTTTAATGATTGTTGGGCTTTGGTGTGCTCATCCAGATTCAAAGCTAAGACCTACAATTGAGAAAGCAATTCATGTTCTGAATTATGTAGCTCCACTTCCTGATCTGCCATCAAAGATGCCATTAGTCTCATATTTTGCTCCATTTTCCATGTCTTCTAGTAGTGCTGATTTAGTGGGAATCAATAACTCATCTCTGACTGATTTGGTTCCAGCAAGAAATAACTTTTCAGAACAAGTCAAAGTTAGGAAGACAAATTTTGGTGCACTTTACAAAGGATTCTTGAGATTGAGGGAATTGAACTCCTATATTGGAGTTAAAAAAGGCTCAAACGATGACAGACGGAGTCGTCCAAAGGTTTCCTCGAACCCGATGGAGATTGATCCTCGAGTGCAAAATA ATTCAGAAAAACTGATCACATTTCTTACCTATAAGGAGTTAATAACTTATACTGATGGGTTGAGTGTAAGAAACTTGATCGGCAGTGGAACATTGGGTTATATTTATCATGGAATCATCAAAGGAAAGTGGAAGAGAAATCTTAATGGCCAACATATTGCCATTCAATTTAGTCGCAGCGAAGATGAAAGAGCGACGATTTTGTGGCAA AACTCAGGTCCGTTTATGGTCCATCCGCAGACGAGAGCAACAACAACACGAATTCATATGGAAGCAATTACAGAGCAGTTGAAGGCACCGAGTGCTGAACTGACGGAGCAAAAATCGTCGACAGAGACGAAGCTGTCAGAGTTGCAAATTCAGATTTCCGATGAACAGAGGGTTCAAAACCAGAGGATCAAAGCTCTGTTCACTGAGCAGACTCAGATCCGGAAGGAACAATTTGCAATACATCAATCCCTACTCACTTCTCACAAAAACTTAGAAACTCTTGTTCAGAAAACCATCACCACCATTTCCAGGATGGTGGAACCTCATTCCGAATCGATTTCAATCCCACTAAAAACGCATGTTAACCATTTCAAAGAGAAGAGTGCCTTCTCTGGTTCTGACGGAATACTTGGGCCAACTCCGTCTGGAGGATTTACAGGTTTCACTCCGTCGGGATATTATTCCGGCGGAAACTCTGGTACTAAGGTAATGGTACCGGTCAATAAAATGTTGTCGTGA